AGGTCGATGATACTTTAAGTGGCGTACCTAAGATCCCTTCTGTCGTAAAGAACATCGTTCGAATAATTCGGTCAATGCCTATCCCCTTATGGGCCAAAAATCCTGGCATGATCGGTCCTAAATATGCGTACGAAAGGAACACGGCAGCAATAATAGTAATCGGCAGACCGACAACTCGCCTTGTTGCCTCTAGAACGAGAACAATCGCCAATGCCCCGACTATTAAGTCCGTTAGTTCAAGACGTGCTACTCGCATGACAAGTTGATCTATATTGAGTGGCCAATACAGACCGACCACGACACTGAGTGACGCGAGTAATCCGTCTACCCATGTAATTTGAAAACGCCCTTTTCTCCCTTTCATTTTCGCCTTTTTCGATGCTGGAAAGAGTAAGAAGGCCAATGATAAAGCAAACCCTAAGTGAATCGATCGGTGAATTTGAGGTGAGAAACGATCGATTGTCGATGTGTACAATTGATAAAGAGAAAAGCACAGCAGCCCTATCGTGACGATCCATCCGATGATGCCGGTTAGCTTCCGGTACCCTGCTTCAGGATCGAACTTTGACATAAGTTGGTCTAATTCTTCATCTGATAGTTGTTGATCTTTCTTTAATCCTTTTTCATCCATGAATATCATCTCCTTTCAGCCGCTGCCATAGACTGATCGGCCGAACTTTCAAACGGATCCAAGTGCCGGGTTCAATCCAGTCTTTCAACTGTATTTGCTTTTGACCAACCTTTAACGAATGGTCTGCAATAACTTGTCCCGTTCGCAAGTCGACGTGCGAAAATACACGATTCATATCGGTGATGTAATATACACCATCTTTTACTATGAACTTCTCTTCACCAGTTGCATTCGACGGCATGCCTATTGCAAAATTTTCATAAGCTAGATCAGTTTGAACGATCTCACTTAGATTGTTCACTTCATAATACTCGATTACAGGTGTTCGATGAACGGAATGGGTATACTCGACTTCAAATTCTGTACCATGCTCGACATCCGTATAGACAAGAACATCTCCGCTGTTTTCATATTCGATGGAAAGCACTTGCCCGTATGGGACGTAGGTCAATCCAATAAGCGTGAAACCTAATACACTAATTATGATTAATACTTGATACCGTTTCATAGGGAACACCTAATATTCATTCGTCATGATAAGCAAAAACAAAGTGTCAGACTCCTCCTGAACAACATATCGGTCAGAACCATTCGGTTACCTCAATGTTGTAATGAGCGGAGAGAGTCAGACACTTAAGGGTTAACCCCGTGAATTTGCGATTATTTTAAACCTTTTTCTTTATAGTATTTTTCAGCTCCAGGATGAAGGTCGATTCCGACACCGTTCAATGCATTTTCAGCACTGATCTTTTCACCTTTTGCGTGCTTGATGTCACCAACATTATCGAAAAATGCTTTCGTCAAGTTGTAGACAGCATCTTCACTTAAGTCTTTACGTACTACAAGCATAGCAAGTACGGCAACTGTGTTGACTTCTTCTTCAAGCTGATAAGTTCCAGATGGAATTGTATCTTGTGCATAGTATGGATACTTTTCGCTTAATTCCTTCGCTTTATCATCAGCAATCGGAAGGATACGAACAGGCTTCAATGCTGATAGACCTTCAATTGCACCCGTTGGCGCACCAGAAGTGATGAATGCTGCATCTAGTTCGCCGTCTTGAAGCAATTCAGCAGACTCATCAAATGGTAAGTTCTTTACTTCGATATCATCCGTAGAAATACCGTGTACTTCTAGAATTTGTTTTGCATTTTCAGCTGTTCCACTACCAATGTCACCAATTGAAACACTCTTGCCTTTTAGGTCTTCAACAGATTTAATGTCACTATTTTTCATGACAACAATTTGGATCGTTTCAGGATAAAGTGTACCAATAGCTTGTACATTATCAGACTTTGCGTCTTTAAACATCATTTTTCCTTCTACTGCATAGCTTGCAATATCCGTTTGCGTAAATGCTAAGTCCGCATCACCGTCTTGTAGTGTTTGAATATTTTCTACAGAAGCACCTGACGCTTGCGCGCTAATCGACTTTTCTGTATTCTTTGACATGATTTCTGCGATTTCACCACCAAGTGGGAAATATGTACCACCTGTCCCACCAGTTAGCATGCTTACTTCTTCTGGATCCGCTTCAGCTTCTCCGCCTCCGCCTAGAGATCCACACCCTGCTAAAACAAGTGTAAACGCTAACATTAACACGAAACTTAATGAAAACACATTCCGTTTCATTACCAAACTCCCCCTTTTACAAAATAAATAACGACCTTATTTTATCACAATAAAGCATAGAAGAATAGGGAAAAACTCTCAAATTATCTGATTTTTTCCGCTACTTCTACTTGCCAATCCGACAAACGTGGTCGTTTTCTTACCGTCTGTTCTGGAAAAACAAAAGTCCATGGCATTGAAGCGCCACTAGGTACCTGCACTTGTTTCAGCTGAAAATTCGCTTCCGCAACAACCCCTCTTGTATGTTCACGATAAATAAGGGATAGGTTTTCAGCTGTGAACGTTTCTTCTAATCCGTTTTGAATCAGAACCATTGCAAGGATTGAACCTTGATGATTAAGAGCTACATTAATAGGCGTCCAGGATAGCTCCCCATTCACAACAGGATGACTTTGATGTAATTGTTCAATCGACTCTCGATCACGGGGGGCAATTGCTTTCTCCCATGCTGGGTCGAACAGTAAACGCTCTTCCATGCCCCTCATCAAACCTCTCTTTAGCACAATACTTTTATGATACATGCTAATGAACGGATTAACAAATTCGTAAAGAACACACATTCTACCAAAACCACCTGTTAGTAGTAATATGAGTTATTCAACGAATTTTTATCATAAATAAAGGTGAAAAAGGAGTGACCATTTTTTATGGTCCTCCCGTTTTGCCTAGCCTATTTCCATTTCAAGTTCTTCTATCCGTTTTTCTAGGTACTTCGTATCTTTCTGTGCGTGGAAGGTTTCTGCATTTTCAACAATTACGGATGTGTTGTATTCAGGTATTCCCGCATGCTTTTCATATACCCCTTTTGGAATCAATACGTTTCCTTCAGGCCAATGAACTTGTATATTTCCAGATTTCACATCGACAAATCGTGCTTTCCCGTGGAACAAACCGTGCTTATTATAAACGACAACTGCATCTCCTTGAAGAATGCCATGTTTTTGACCATCGCCTTCATTCATAAGCACGTCGTAACGATCCGCCTCGTTGAATGGATCCTTTTCTGCGTAAATCATTGAGTTGAACTGCTTACCACGTCTTGTCGTTACATAAAAATGTCCTTCTGCTTGCCGTAGCTCGGGGATATCCATCGCTATCAAGTTCCCTTTTCCATCAGGTGTCGGACAAACCCCGTCTTCACAAAGCCATGCGCCACCCCATTGGAAGACGTCACCCTTGTTCTTTAAATTTTGAACACCTTCATAATTTGGTGCAGCCTTTGCCATTTCTTCACGAACTTCAAATGCATCTTTAAAATCTATTAAATGCTGCTCTTCAGGTTTGACTCTTTTCGCAAGGTCAACGTAAATTTCCCACTCGGACCGGGCTTCTTCAATTCTAGGTCCTTTTATTTCTGGTGAAAAATAAACCATACGCTCAGTCGAAGTTGATGTCCCTCCGCCAGGTTGTTCATAACGTGTCATCGCTGGAAGCACGACTACCGCTTCCTTGGCATCAACAAAGGTCGATGTATTGAAAATGATATCTTGATGCACCCGAACATCGACGTTTTCAAGACACGCTTTCACAAAATCAGGATTAGGCATCGTTTCAAGGAAGTTACCTCCTGACATATAGTAGAGTTTCAACTTCCGTTCATGATCCTCTGGGAGTAAAGCATTTTCTAACGATATACCAACGATATCCCCTTGCCATCTTGGAATTTTAAAGTTCCAAACCTGTTCAACTCGCTCGACGTTGGCCTCGTCAAAACCTCCTCCTGGGAGAACAAACGGATCAGCGCCCATTTCACCCGATCCTTGTACACCAGAGTGTCCACGAATCGGCATGACCCCACAATACTCTCTACCTAGGAATCCTCTTAACAGTGCCAGGTTTGCGACTTGAGAAACATTGTCTGTTCCGAAGCGATGCTGCGTTAGTCCCATTGACCAAACAAATACAGCAGACTTCGATTTTGCGAGTAAAATTGCGAGTTCTTCCATTCTCGATTTTGATAGACCTGATGACTTTTCTAGTGTTTCCCAGTCATAGGACTCTACTTTTTCTTTCAGCTTTTCGAATCCGTTAACATGCTCAGCGACGAACGCATGGTTGATTGCTGAACCTTGCTCGCGTTCTTCCATCTCAAACCAATGCTTCATAATTCCATGCATGAAAGCAATATCGCCACCAATGTTCACTTGATAAACATCGTCAGCAATCTTCGTCCCGAACAAAGCTGATTCAGGAATGGATGGAATCCAGTAATTGTCCATAGAAGGCTCATAATAAGGGTTTATGATGATGATTTTCGTACCTTTTCGTTTAGCTGCATACATGTATTTCGTTGAAACGGGCTGGTTATTAGCCGCAACAGAACCCCAGAAAACGAGTACATCGGTGCCAATCCAATCTTTATAATTACAGCTTGATGCGCCAATACCTAGTGAGCGACTAAGCGCAGTTTTTGAAGGTGAATGACAAATGCGGGAAGCATTATCAATATTGTTCGTCCCTAGATAGCGTGCAACCTTTGCAGCTGTGTAATACGATTCATTCGTAATACCTCGTGAGGTGAGGTAAAAACCGTATTGCTTCGGGTCAAGTGCCTTCATTTTATCTGCGACGATATTCAGCGCATCATCCCATGAAAGGCGACTGAACTTCTTTTCCCCTGGCTTTCGAATGAGTGGATACGGAATGCGACCAAGCTTACGTAACTCAGTACTGCTTTTCTTTCGTAGTACGTCAATGTCTGCATGGACGACTTCAGGTTTCATGGCAGGCATCGTGTTAAGCCGAAGTACATTTAGGCGGGTTGTACATAAATGTGGACCTTGCAACGTTTGGTCTTGTAACCCCGATACGCCAAGTGCACAGCCATCACAAACTCCTTGGGTCAATATTCTTGTTGCATACGGGAGGTTGTCCTTATTCTCCCAAGCGACTTTTGCTGTATCGCGTATATGCTTTGGTTTGATTTTACCTAATCCGAACGGAACCTTACTGACCCAAAGAGATGGATCAAGGTCTTTTGCTAGTTTCATTGGGCCTGTGTGTTTTGTTTTTCCCACAAGAATTCCCCTTCCTTCAGCACCTATATGGCTGAATGACAATCTATATTGATAGAGCCTTTTTAAACATACTTTAATAATTTAATAGTAGTATGAAAGCGATATCAATTCAACATTCCTTATAAAGAATCATTATTTCAATGCCATGAAGTGATTTACAAAATAGAGAAGTAGTATAATCTCATTAAATAGCCGCAATATGTATATGAGAAGCTTCTACAGAGGAATCACGAATTATGATGTTGAATGTAATAGGTAGACAATTATAGAAGGGGTTAGAACGTATGAGAAAAAGCTATAAATTACGCAACGATGATTGGTCAGAGAAGGCAACTGTCTTCGATCTCCAAAAGGTAATGAATAATGGCGAGCTTACTTCCTTACAGTTAGTGAGTCGCTGCCTAGAAAATATAGCCAAGCACAACCATAGTGGAGCAAACTTAAACGCAGTGTTAGAGGTAAACCCAGAAGCCTTGCAAATCGCGGAGACATTGGATGCAGAGCGGAAAATCAGAGGTATGAGAGGTCCTCTTCACGGCATCCCTGTTTTATTAAAGGATAATATCGAAACAGCAGATCGGATGCATACGAGTGCAGGATCGCTCGCCTTATCCGATCACTATGCGAGCGAGGATGCTACAATCGTACAAAAATTACGCCAAGCAGGAGCAGTCATCATAGGAAAGGCGAACATGACGGAGTGGGCGAACTTCATGAGTATGTCTATGAAAAATGGATATAGCTCACGAGGAGGGCAAGTTCTTAACCCTTATGGAAGTGAATTCGATGTCGGTGGTTCGAGCTCTGGTTCAGCTGTTGGAGTCGCAGCACATTTCGCTACACTGTCTGTCGGGACTGAAACTTCAGGCTCTATTTTGAGTCCGGCAAGCCAGAACAACGTTGTAGGTATAAAGCCAACCGTTGGACTAATAAGTCGTACCGGAATCATCCCCCTATCTCATAGCCAAGATACAGCTGGTCCAATGGCTAAATCGGTTACCGATGCCGCAATCTTACTTGGCTCGATGACTGGACAAGACGACCAGGATATGATTACCCAGACTAGTATCGAGAGAAGCTTTCGTGATTTTACAATTTATCTAAATGCGCATGCGCTACAAGGGGCTCGAATCGGAATCTGTCGTAGCCTTTACATAGATATTTTACCCGAACCACAACGAATCGTGATGGAAAATGAAATTGAAAGATTAAAGGAAGCAGGCGCGATCATTATTGAGCTTGAATCTGTTTCTCCTATGGAAATGGACGAACAATGGGATTTCAACGTATTACTTTATGAGTTCAAGTCAGATTTGAATGCCTATTTACAAAAATGTCATCCTTCCTTACCTGTTCATTCATTATCTGACGTCATTCAATTCAATGAACAAAACGAGGACAGCGCGTTAAAGTATGGTCAAGATATCTTGATTCAGTCGAACGAGACTTCTGGAACGATGACAGAATCCGCGTATTTGGAAAGCCGATTGAGAGACCTACAGCTGTCGAGGACACGCGGAATCGATGTCGTCATGGAAGAGCATCAATTGAATGCCCTGCTGTTTCCGAATTCGAATGGAGCAGGCGTACCAGCTAAGGCGGGTTACCCTTCAATTACTGTACCTGGTGGATTTACAAGTGACGGCCAGCCAGTCGGTGTCACGTTTACCGGAAAAGCGTATACAGAATCAACGTTAATTGCCCTAGGATATGCGTATGAACAACTGACAAAGCATCGGAAAGCACCTAGATTGAAAGCTTAGCTTTGGGCCGACTTTTGTAGCTTGTATTCCCTGATCTTTTGCTTGATGTCTTCAGGCCACCAAGCTCCACAATCATCTGACACGACACATGCTGCACATGTTTCAATATCATAAACCACCATCCCTGTGATCGGTGGTGAATAAAGGTGCAAGGTGACTAGATCCGATTTTGCTGGGTCGGTCATCTTGTGCACCCCTTTTTTCGGAGCAAAGAACAGCCTGCCGCTTTTCTTATATTCGGAAAAAAGTTCTACAGGGAGTTCATCCCCCTTCACTTCATACACTGTGTTTCTAGATATACCATTCATCACCTGAATCCAACCATAAGAATCTCCGTGGTCATGCGGAGCACATTCAATATCTGACCAATTCATGACTAGCATTTCGACATTTTCGTCTTGATAAAGAAGCTTTCTATAATAGGGCTTGCCTTTTGGATCTTTCAAATACGGAACTAATTCTTCATACTGGACATCGAGTTCTTCTAAAGCCCCTTTTAACGACTCTTTTGAGGTGGATTGAATTTGTCCGAAAATCCCTTCTATACGTTTTAATATTTCCATTCGTATCCTCCATCCTGTTTGTCAACTCTTGTTCTTCCACATCAAACGGTGTACAAACATCAGCAATTGCCCATTCACTAAAATGACTCCTACTATAATCATAAGACCACCTAGAACACTTATGATGAATATTTTCTCATTGAGCAAGAGCACTGCTGCAATCAATGTGGCTATCGGTTCCAAATACAGAAAAACTGAAACCTGGGAAGCATCGAGAACATCCAATGCTTTCGCCCAATACCAGTAAGCAACTCCTGAAACGAATATTCCGAGGAACAATAAATGGGACCACTCACTAATCGAGAGTAGCGTCAGTTTGGTCCACCCTTTGTTACGAATGATAAATGGGGTCGTCAATATGAAACCTATTGTGCTCATGTAAAAAGTAAGTACAAGTGGCGGAATAGGTACACTCAACTTTTTCAATAATACGGAATAAACCGCCCAATTCAAGGTACTTAAAATCATAAGAAGATAACCGATATTCAAAGATAGGTTGAATGAGCCACCCGTACCTTTCGTTGTGACCATAAGCACACCGAAGACCGCTACCGTCATCCCAATCGCTTTGCGGAAAGTCATTTTTTCATGAAGGAATAGCATCGCAAGTATGACGGTGAATATGGGTGAAAAAGAAATGAGCCACCCTGCAGATGAAGCATCGATCGTCATGAGTGCCGTAGCCTGAAACACTTGATGGATGAAAACCCCTAATATGCCAAGAACGATTAAATGCGGAATGTAGGATAGGGGTATTCTCAGTTTTTCACCTAACGCAATCATGAGTACGAATAAGAATAATGAACCGATCCCAAAACGAAGGACGAGCAATGTAAAAGGATCGAGTTTATCCAATACTGCTTTCGTAGAGACAAACGAAACTCCCCAGAATGTAATCGACATGGTTGCATATAGGGATGATGCAAGCTTCATTTTGTATGGAATCATGACGTGTTCTCCTCAAATAAGTCCTATAAGACCATCCTATGCCTGTCCATCCGAGGCATGTCTAAATCATAAGAACAAATCGAGGAAATAAAAAAAGGACTGAATGAAATAGTCAGTCCCCCTTTAGCTATTCAAAAGTCCCTTTCACAACCGCTACTTTGTCTTTTACCATCAGGGTTCCTTTTGCAAATACCGTGTTGATGATAAGAGAGTCTTTATCTAAGATGACGATATCTGCGTCATTTCCCTTTTTGATACGACCTTTTTGTTTCAGCTTAAGGATATGCGCTGGCGTAGAGGTGACGACTTGAATCGCTGTTTCTAGTGGAATACCCTCATCTAACACCGCATCGCGCACTTCTTTAAATAAGCTCGACACCTTTCCTAGCTTTAATCCTTTTAATTCGCCATTTGCATCAAACTCAGGTAAGCTCGCTTGACCGTCAGAGGTGAAGGAGATTTGTTCAATCGGCACACCCGCATCAAGCATGCGTTTAAGACCTGAACTACACTTCACTTCTCCTTCCTCAAGGAATTTTGGAATCGTACTGGTCGTAAAGTCGACGTATCCACCCTTTTTTGCATAAGTAATACCAGCTTCGAACAATTTTCCGTTTCTATTGATATGGGTAGGATAAAATTGTTTGATTGGGATATCGGTCGTTTCGACAACTTCCTCTAATAAATTCAGGCAGTCTGGACTGTCTCCCACATGGACATTTACGATGCCCGATTTACCTGATAAGAGACCTCCTAAACGAGCTGCAGAAGCGATTTTCGCCATTTCTTCAACAGTCGGCTGGGATGATCGGTGGTCTGAAATCGCAATTTCTCCAGCTCCGATCACTTTGTCGACGAGTATGATGTCATCTTCAATTTTACCGGTTAGCGTTTTTACGGGAACTTGATAGGACCCCGTTTGGACAAAGCAAGTAATCCCTTCTTCTTCAAGTCCTCTCGCCTTTGCGATTAAGCTCGTCATCGTCCTCGTTGTACCATCAGTTCCGATGACTCCGATCACTGTCGTAATACCAGATAATGTAGCATCCGTCAGCATGAGTTCAGGCGTTCTTGTTTTGTAGCTGCCTTCTCCACCGCCACCTATGATATGTACGTGAGAATCAATGAACCCAGGAACTATCAAATGACCTTCCGCATCTATTACCTCCACATGCTCTCTGAAAAAATCGCCTTGCAAATCGATTCGATCATCTATGAATCCGATTTTGTTATCGACGATTAGAAGATCCTTTTTCCCAAGATATTCTGGCGCATATATCTCAGCATTTTGAATTAAAGTTAGCATGATGGAAGCCTCTTTTCATGTGAAGTAGCCTTTTTCTGGGATCAAAATTTCGTTTTTCTAGATAATTTCCAATTTTTCTAGATAAAATCTGTTTTTTCTAGATAATTTCTTGTTTTTCTAGATAACTCCTATTTTTTCTAGATAACAGCGCTTTATGCCCTTTCGATAGAGTCTCCTACACGTATCTCACCCGTTTTCTTGACCGATGCATACACGCCGAAGATATTTTTGTTTTCTTTTACAACGGTTTTGAGCACATTTGCGTCTATTTCTTTCGTAATTGAATCAACATTGACATAAGAACATCGTTCACAGCCCTTTTCAATCTTCAAAACAACATCGTTGATCGTAAGCTCTTCCCCGATCCATTGTTCTTCTAAAAATGGCGTATCTTTTTCAAAATCAATGATCAAATTGGGACGAAATCGGAGCATATCCAGCTGTTCACGCTTCGATAACTCCTTCATTTTCTCTAGTGAAGAGGTGCTTGCAATCAGAAGCGGATATTCCCAGTAGCTCGTTTGCCCCTCTGCGATGTTCATTGAAGCTAATGTAACGTGGAGCCCTGCCTTATCTGAAAAGTGAGAATCAACCTCTTCTAATTTTTCGCTTGAAAAAATGTTTTCGTTTTCTGAAATCGAAAGTGTACCGTTTGATTTCAGATTCACACCATAATTAAGTAAGAACGGATACTTAGGTATGGTTAGATAGTCACCGGGCTGACCTTTCTTCTCCCATGCAAATATATGATCACCTTCGACACCATGAGTATGTATACGTACTGCTTCCATATATTCACCTTGCATCGATTTAACTGGATAACGAACGATTTGTTTTACTTTCGCCAAATGAATCCCCTCCATTCCACTTCTCTATTAATATATACAAAGGATCGGTATGCAAATCCTTTTTCATATTAAAAAAAGCGATTACGTTTTTGAGTAATCGCTCCCTTATACGATTAGAAAATCTCACCGATCAACCTTCCTAAACCTCTTAGCATCCAATAACTGATTCTTAGAGGCAAAAGAATCAACTCAGGTATCCAGAACATGACATCTACAAGTAAATCTGAAAATGTATAACGACCTTTACCTTTTCTAGCTTTTCTCGTCCTTGCCTTCTTTCTGTTCCACCATTCTTTCATGTATTTGCCTCCCATAAACTAAAAAAAGAGACTGACTCCTAAGCCAGCCCCTTCCTATCATGTTTGTAGTCGTTGTTGAAATTTGTGGACGCGTGGCGCAAATAACTGTACGAGCGGGCCAATCGTAAACGTTACAATCAGAGTACCTAACCCAATCGGTCCACTGAAGAAAAAGGCGGCGACAAGTGCAGATAGCTCTCCAATCGTTTTGGCTACACCCATACTCACGCCAAGTCGTTCTTGAATCGCAAGCATCAATTTATCAATTGGAATGAGCGGAAACTTCGCTTGTAAGTAAACAGCTATACCAAACGAAAGTATAATCACTCCGATTATAAATACCGCAATCTGTTCCCATAAATCGCTTGCTTGATATGTGTCAAATACGACGAGAAGCCACCCGTCTATAAATACCCCAGCAAGGAATATTGTAAAAACAGCGAGAAAGTCTGGTCGTGTTTTCAGAAGAATCGCGTTTAGACCGATGAGGACGATTCCGACAATGAAGACCCAGCTCCCAACTGTCAAACCAACTGTTTTAGAAAGTCCTACATTGAGGGCATCCCAAGCTCCAGTCCCTAGTTCTGCTTTTATCGTTAAACTTACACCGAATGAAATTAAACTCAGTCCAAGTACAAAGCTAATTAACCGTACGATGAATGATTTCATGTTGTTGTTCCTCCATAGTAAAATTCATCTATCCATCATACCACGTTCTATGTTTATAGTGAATTGTCAGTTTCTTGCATTTCGAAGTCGGATCATCGAAAAGTTTAGAGTGGAGCCCAATACCTCCTCCTTCACTTTATGAAGAGTAGGAACTAACCTTAATTCTACTCCTTCATTTAACAACATTTTAGTTAAACTATTCAGACGATCCACACGCCTCGGCTCAACAATTGAGCGCGAAGTATAATATCCAGCATTTTCGTCGAAACATGAAAAGGATTGAGCTGAAAACGTGTATTGATATAAAGCAACATCTTCTAATCGGTAAAACCAATCCGCTTCTATTACGATGACCATTCTCGTATTGAGTTGAAATGCTTCAACATCCTGTTCCGTTGTTCCTCCCCCTTTCCAATACGCAATCCTTGGACATTGTCTTGGAAAATAATAAAGCGGTCGATGTGTTTCATCGATCGCCCAAACCATTGGAGGCTCGTCAGGAAATGATGGAGACAATCGGGGTTCAAACCGTTTAATAGTAGCGTCTTCGCTGTAATGAAAATAGTTTGTCACTCATCTCGACCTTCAATAAAAGATAAGTGATTCGTACAGTTCAACAGCTTCATATCACAGGATTGATCTGTAAATTCGACAATTGATAATGAGGTATTGTCTAGTCGGCATTTTTCAAATCGCTGTTCGAGCAAATACACAAACATATCATTCAAGAAGGCACCATGACTTACGACAATTACCTTTTGTCCTTCGTGTTTCGAACGTATTTCTTCAATAAAACCTCCTGCTCTTTCAATTACGGCGTCTGTTTTTTCAATATTAAGGTTACGGTCTTTCCAGCCTGGTCCAAACTGTGCTACACGTTCTTCTTCCGTTGTTCCTTCCATGTCACCAAACGATATTTCTCTTAGCCTCTCATCAGGCTTCACCTGAATATCAAGGACTTCGGCTACTGCTTCAGCCGTCGTCTTCGCTCGACTTAAGTCACTCGTATAAATGGCATCCCACTTTTCGCCACTAAATCTACGTCCTAGAGCTTTCGCTTGTAACATCCCTTCTTCATTCAAAGGAACGTCAGACTGACCTTGTGCTCTTCTTTCTAAATTCCAATCCGTAACCCCATGACGGATAAAAGCAATTGTTGTCATCATACATCCTCCTCTAGAAAAAATGCGAGATTCCCTATATTCCATAAAGGAAGGGCGACCTCCTGCAACATGTCAAAAAAACAGTCAAAAAAAAGAAAAACTGCAGTCACCTGCAGCTCTGTTTTTAAGTTATTATCCCGTCATCACTTGGTTCTTCCCGTTTCGCTTTGCATCGTACAATAAGGAATCCGCTTTTTCAAAAAATACTTCCTTGCCACTTTTTGCTTCATATTCTTGGAGTCCTATACTCACCGTCACACTCTCACCTTCTAGGACCCGGTAAGATATGCTTTCGATCTTCCTTCGAATCTCTTCGACCAATCCAATCGTTTTTTCCATAGGCTTACCTACAAAGAGGACGATGAATTCCTCTCCTCCATATCGGGCTGCAAAGTCATCCGCTGTGATTTCGTTTTTAATTAAATCCGAAATTTCCTTCAATACTTCATCCCCAGCACGGTGTCCGTATGTATCGTTAACCCGCTTGAAGTTATCAATGTCGAAGATTGCCATCTGAATGGAAAAATGAAACTGCGCATGATGAGCTAACAATTCATCCATAAATTGATGGAAGGAAATTTGGTTATACATACCTGTCAAAGAGTCTGTCTTTGTCAGCTTCTCCATTAGCGTGTTTTTCACGAGCAACTCTTGCTGAGCAACGATTGATTGACGGTAATGCCCGGCTAACTCTAGTCCACGCTCCATAATACCAATAACTGCAATGGCCGCTATGATCAACATCGCCATCATCGTAAATTGATCGATAATGCTAATACCTGTCCTAAGCACAGGTTGGACTAACGTGAGTAAGCTATAACTTACAATGGTCGCTGCTGTCGAAAAGATGATTATATTTCTCCTGAAATATGCACCTGAAACAAGGATGGGCAGAAATAGGGCAGAACGAAGGATGATAATATCCGGGCGACTATAAATAAAATTGAGTGCAATAAACAAACCAGCAAGTACAATAATCAAGTCGATATGTTTGCTCATCCTTTTCACACTTAACTCGCTGAATAGCACAAATATCAAACCAAAT
This Pseudalkalibacillus berkeleyi DNA region includes the following protein-coding sequences:
- a CDS encoding DUF1850 domain-containing protein produces the protein MKRYQVLIIISVLGFTLIGLTYVPYGQVLSIEYENSGDVLVYTDVEHGTEFEVEYTHSVHRTPVIEYYEVNNLSEIVQTDLAYENFAIGMPSNATGEEKFIVKDGVYYITDMNRVFSHVDLRTGQVIADHSLKVGQKQIQLKDWIEPGTWIRLKVRPISLWQRLKGDDIHG
- a CDS encoding TAXI family TRAP transporter solute-binding subunit → MKRNVFSLSFVLMLAFTLVLAGCGSLGGGGEAEADPEEVSMLTGGTGGTYFPLGGEIAEIMSKNTEKSISAQASGASVENIQTLQDGDADLAFTQTDIASYAVEGKMMFKDAKSDNVQAIGTLYPETIQIVVMKNSDIKSVEDLKGKSVSIGDIGSGTAENAKQILEVHGISTDDIEVKNLPFDESAELLQDGELDAAFITSGAPTGAIEGLSALKPVRILPIADDKAKELSEKYPYYAQDTIPSGTYQLEEEVNTVAVLAMLVVRKDLSEDAVYNLTKAFFDNVGDIKHAKGEKISAENALNGVGIDLHPGAEKYYKEKGLK
- a CDS encoding SLAP domain-containing protein, encoding MEERLLFDPAWEKAIAPRDRESIEQLHQSHPVVNGELSWTPINVALNHQGSILAMVLIQNGLEETFTAENLSLIYREHTRGVVAEANFQLKQVQVPSGASMPWTFVFPEQTVRKRPRLSDWQVEVAEKIR
- a CDS encoding FdhF/YdeP family oxidoreductase, with product MGKTKHTGPMKLAKDLDPSLWVSKVPFGLGKIKPKHIRDTAKVAWENKDNLPYATRILTQGVCDGCALGVSGLQDQTLQGPHLCTTRLNVLRLNTMPAMKPEVVHADIDVLRKKSSTELRKLGRIPYPLIRKPGEKKFSRLSWDDALNIVADKMKALDPKQYGFYLTSRGITNESYYTAAKVARYLGTNNIDNASRICHSPSKTALSRSLGIGASSCNYKDWIGTDVLVFWGSVAANNQPVSTKYMYAAKRKGTKIIIINPYYEPSMDNYWIPSIPESALFGTKIADDVYQVNIGGDIAFMHGIMKHWFEMEEREQGSAINHAFVAEHVNGFEKLKEKVESYDWETLEKSSGLSKSRMEELAILLAKSKSAVFVWSMGLTQHRFGTDNVSQVANLALLRGFLGREYCGVMPIRGHSGVQGSGEMGADPFVLPGGGFDEANVERVEQVWNFKIPRWQGDIVGISLENALLPEDHERKLKLYYMSGGNFLETMPNPDFVKACLENVDVRVHQDIIFNTSTFVDAKEAVVVLPAMTRYEQPGGGTSTSTERMVYFSPEIKGPRIEEARSEWEIYVDLAKRVKPEEQHLIDFKDAFEVREEMAKAAPNYEGVQNLKNKGDVFQWGGAWLCEDGVCPTPDGKGNLIAMDIPELRQAEGHFYVTTRRGKQFNSMIYAEKDPFNEADRYDVLMNEGDGQKHGILQGDAVVVYNKHGLFHGKARFVDVKSGNIQVHWPEGNVLIPKGVYEKHAGIPEYNTSVIVENAETFHAQKDTKYLEKRIEELEMEIG
- a CDS encoding amidase family protein — its product is MRKSYKLRNDDWSEKATVFDLQKVMNNGELTSLQLVSRCLENIAKHNHSGANLNAVLEVNPEALQIAETLDAERKIRGMRGPLHGIPVLLKDNIETADRMHTSAGSLALSDHYASEDATIVQKLRQAGAVIIGKANMTEWANFMSMSMKNGYSSRGGQVLNPYGSEFDVGGSSSGSAVGVAAHFATLSVGTETSGSILSPASQNNVVGIKPTVGLISRTGIIPLSHSQDTAGPMAKSVTDAAILLGSMTGQDDQDMITQTSIERSFRDFTIYLNAHALQGARIGICRSLYIDILPEPQRIVMENEIERLKEAGAIIIELESVSPMEMDEQWDFNVLLYEFKSDLNAYLQKCHPSLPVHSLSDVIQFNEQNEDSALKYGQDILIQSNETSGTMTESAYLESRLRDLQLSRTRGIDVVMEEHQLNALLFPNSNGAGVPAKAGYPSITVPGGFTSDGQPVGVTFTGKAYTESTLIALGYAYEQLTKHRKAPRLKA